A region of the Pelecanus crispus isolate bPelCri1 unplaced genomic scaffold, bPelCri1.pri SCAFFOLD_97, whole genome shotgun sequence genome:
TCCCGATGTCCCTGGGACACCCACCATCCCTGGGACTCCCActgtcccccaggacccctgatgtccccgggacccccgccatccccaggacccccgatgtcaccgggaccccccgccgtcctggggacccccaccatccccgggacccccaccatcaccaggacccccaccgtccccgggacccccgatgtccctgggacccccaccatCCCGGGGACCCCCGAtgtccccgggacccccgccatCCCCAGGACTCCCGATGTCCCTGGGACACCCACCATCCCTGGGACTCCCACTGTCCCCAGGACCCCTGAtgtccccgggacccccaccatCACCAGGACCCCCACCGTCCCCAGGACCCCCGATGTCACCGGGACCCCCGCCATCCCTGGGACCCCTGATGTCCCCGGGACCCCTGCCATCCCTGGTACCCCCCGATGTCCCCAGGactccctccatccccaggacccccgatgtccccaggacccccgccatccccgggacccccgccgtCCCCGGCAAGCCCCGTCCGCTCTCTAACCCAATTCACCAAttccccaccatccccaggaccccctgccgtccctgggacccccaccagccccgggacccccgatgtccctgggaccccccaccaTCCCCAGGACTCCCACCATCACCAGGACTCCCTCCATCCCAGGGACCCCCCGCcgtccccgggacccccctccatccccaggaccccctccaTCCTCAGGACCCCCACcatccccaggaccccccaatgtccccaggaccccctccatccccaggacccccctccatccccgggacccccaatgtccccaggacccccgccatccccgggacccccactGTTCCCGGGACCCCCGATGTCCCCAGCGAGCCCTGTCGACTCTCTAACCCGATTCACCAATTCCCTGCCGTCCCCGGGACCCCTGccaccccccgggacccccgccatCCCCGGCGAGCCCCGTCCACTCTCTAACCCAATTCACCAATTCCCCTCCATCCCCGGGACCCCCTCcatccccgggacccccaatgtccccaggaCTCCCGCCATCCCCAGGACCCCCGCTGTCCCTGGCGAGCCCCGTCCGCTCGCTAACCCAATTCACCAattccctgctgtccccaggacccccgcagtccccgggacccccccccatccctgggacccccctccATTCCTGGGACTCCTGCCGTCCCCAGgatccccgctgtccccaggaTCCCCGCCgtccctgggaccccctccATTCCCGGGACTCCTGCcgtccccgggacccccaccatCCCTGGGacccctgctgtccccaggacccccgccaccccccgTGACCGCCGCCGCCCCCGTGCGCCGCCCCCACATCCAGCCCTCACccctcccgccctcccctcccccttcctgccccttccccacccgTGCTCCCCGCTgagcccggcgcggcccccctgcccgcagcgAGCTGTACTTCAAGGCCCCCTCTGCTGCCAAAGCCCGCGTGGTCCGCGACGTCAAGGCCGACTGCATCGGGAAGCTGGTGACCGTCCGCGGCATCGTCACCCGCGTCACCGAGGTCAAGCCCATGATGGTGGTGGCCACCTACAGCTGTGACCAGTGCGGGGCCGAGACCTACCAGCCCGTAAgtgcggcggcggggccccggggcgggcgctgGGGGGGCTCCGGTTGGCCTGAGCCCACCCCCCTGGGCTCTCCCCAGATCCAGGCGCCCACCTTCATGCCGCTGCTGATGTGCCCGAGCCGCGAGTGCCAGACGAACCGCTCGGGGGGGCGGCTCTACCTGCAGAGCCGCGGCTCCAAGTTCGTCAAGTTCCAAGAGCTGAAGATGCAGGAGCACGTGAGTGGGAGGGGGCGTGGGAGGGGGCGTGGGAGGGGGGCCCCCCCGGCATCTTGGCGTCTCCCTCCCAGCATCTTGGGGTGTCCCCATGAGCCCCAGCTGCAAACGAAGGGGCCCGCCGCTCCTccgcagccctgctctcctccgggGACGGGCTGGCTCCATCGGGGAGGCGACGGCCACCGTGCAGCGCTACTGTCACTGCCCCGGGGTCCCCGCGGAGCTCGGGGACTGCGGTGGCCTCGGGTTGGGGAGCCCCGGGGTGGCCCCTGTCTCCCCCCGAGGGTTCGGCAGCGCAAGGTGCGGGAGGACAGTcctccccccgcgcccgcctTGTCACCGCTGGAGGCGAGGTGACGGCGTCCGGTGTGGCTCCGTCCGACGCGGTCCGTCccgctgcgggggggggggcttcgGGGACGGAGCCCGGCGGTGCCCCCGGTGCTGCgggtccccagccccccgcctgtCCCTGCAGACCGACCAGGTGCCGGTGGGGCACCTTCCCCGCTCCATCAGCGTGGCCGTGCACGGGGAGAACACGCGCCTGGCCCAGCCCGGGGACCACGTCAGCGTCACCGGCGTCTTCCTGCCCCTGCTGAAGACCGGCTTTCGCCAGATGGCCCAGGCaagcggcgggcggggggctgcggcgggggtccgtgcccgcccccgccccgccgtcACCCTCCTCTCCCGCAGGGCTTGCTCTCCGAGACCTACCTGGAGGCCCACTGCATCATGAAGATGAACAAGAGCGAGGAGGACGAGCCGGGGGCCGGGGAGCTGAGCGAGGAGGAGCTCCGGCAGATCACAGGTGAGGCCGACGGGTCCCCCCCCCGGCGCGTGCCCGGCTGGTGGCGAgcggagccccggggctgccctgcagcGGGGCAGGCGGCCGCCCCacggctcccctcgccgcctTCGCAGAGGAGGACTTCTACGACAAGCTGGCCTCCTCCATCGCCCCCGAGATCTACGGCCACGAGGACGTGAAGaaggcgctgctgctgctgctggtggggggCGTGGATCGCAACCCCCACGGCATGAAGATCCGGGGTGAGGCCGCGCTGCGGTGGGCACCTTTGCTGGGggagcccccccaccccggcccctgGGAAGGTTTGGGGGTCCGGGATCAGCCAAGGGCCCTGGTGGTTTGGGATCGGGGCGTCCCGCTTCGCGCAGCCGGGTTTTGGAGGGCTGGGATTGGCCTCGTGGGAGCGCGGAGGGAATCGGCAGCCGCAGCCGAGGGGTTTGGGGCGGGAGCACGGCCGAACGGCGCAGAGGGACGCGCCCCACCGCGGGCTCACCCCCTGCTGCCCCTCGCTtctccccccgccacccccaggGAACATCAACATCTGCCTCATGGGCGACCCCGGCGTGGCCAAGTCGCAGCTCCTGTCCTACATCGACCGCCTGGCTCCCCGCAGTGAGTACCGGGCTCGCGGGGGCGGCGGCTGGCTGCGCCCCCGCctcagccccccgctcccctctgccccccaggcCAGTACACGACGGGCCGGGGCTCCTCGGGCGTGGGGCTGACGGCGGCCGTGCTGCGGGACCCGCTGACGGGCGAGCTGGCGCTGGAGGGGGGAGCGCTGGTGCTGGCCGACCGGGGCGTCTGCTGCATCGACGAATTCGACAAGATGCTGGAGGCCGACCGCACGGCCATCCACGAGGTGATGGAGCAGCAGAGCATCTCCATCGCCAAGGCGGGCGTGCTGGCCACCCTCAACGCCCGCTGCGCCATCCTGGCCGCCGCCAACCCCGCCTACGGCCGCTACAACCCCAAGCGCAGCCTGGAGCACAACATCCAGCTGCCTGCCGCCCTCCTCTCCCGCTTCGACCTGCTCTGGCTCATCCAGGACCGCCCCGACCGCGACAACGACCTGCGgtgaggcggggcggggggcggcggggccggccggggggtGCCCTGGCACccgtgtggggctgggggaggccgGGGGGTGCCCTGGCAccggtgtggggcagggggaggccggggggTGCCCTGGCaccggtgtggggctgggggaggccgGGAGCTGTGGGGCGAGCGGTGGGCGCTGCGGGgggctccgtggggctgggggccacggggctgggctggggggggagcaTGGGACCCCCACAAcagctgcggggctgggccggTAGCCCTGGGGCAGCTCCGGTAGCCCTGGGGCATCCCTGGCCCCACTGCGAGCCCAGGAGCTGTGGGGCGAGCGGTGGGCGCCGGGGGGGactccgtggggctgggggccatggggctgggctggggggagcgtGGGACCCCCACgagagctgtggggctgggccggtagccctggggcagctctggtAGCCCTGGGACAGCTCCGGTagccctggggcagccctggccccactgcaagctcctctctgccccacagcctggccCAGCACATCACCTACGTGCACCAGCACAGCCGCCAGCCCCCCTGCTCCTTCCAGCAGCTTGACATGAAGCTGATGAGGTGAGGAAGGCCACGGGGGTCCGctgcgcccggccccgctgccccctcaCCCTGCCCGTCCCCCCCAGGCGCTACATCGCCATGTGCAAGCGGAAGCAGCCGGTGGTGCCGGAGGCTTTGGCCGACTACATCACGGCCGCCTACGTGGAGATGCGGAAGGAGGCCTGGGCCAGCAAGGACACGACCTACACCTCGGCGCGCACCTTGCTGGGCATCCTGCGCCTGGCCACCGCCCTGGTGAGCCCTGGCgcgggcagggacgggcagggagAGATGCGTCCCCATccccccctgtgtcccccataCTCCCCTGCCGCGTCCCcggccccccgtgtcccccgtacccccctgcagcatccccgtcccccctgccatgtccccgtcccccccaccacctccccatACCCCCCtgccgtgtccccgtcccccccaccacctccccatcccccctgccgcatccccatcccccctgtgtcccccccaccgcgtccccgtcccccgtgtcccccataCCCCTCTGCCACATCCCCGTACCCCCCTCCACGTCCCAGTACCCCCTTCCGCAtccccgtcccctcctgccgcgtccccgtcccccctgcAGTGTCcctgttccccccccccgccgcctccctgtcccctctgccgcatccccgtcccccccgccacCTCCTTGTCCCCCCCGCcacgtccccgtcccctcctgccgcgtccccgtccccccccgccaCATCCCCgtcccccctgtgtcccccatacccccccgccgcct
Encoded here:
- the MCM7 gene encoding LOW QUALITY PROTEIN: DNA replication licensing factor MCM7 (The sequence of the model RefSeq protein was modified relative to this genomic sequence to represent the inferred CDS: inserted 1 base in 1 codon; deleted 1 base in 1 codon), which translates into the protein MAPRDYAAEKEKAKRFLQEFYRDGAEGKEFPYREQLTALAHRERVALYVALDDVAEDEPELAEAVCENARRYGRLFADAVHELLPRYKRREASHKDVLDIYVEHRLLLEQRGRDAGDAPRPPQXSTPPELLRRFELYFKAPSAAKARVVRDVKADCIGKLVTVRGIVTRVTEVKPMMVVATYSCDQCGAETYQPIQAPTFMPLLMCPSRECQTNRSGGRLYLQSRGSKFVKFQELKMQEHTDQVPVGHLPRSISVAVHGENTRLAQPGDHVSVTGVFLPLLKTGFRQMAQGLLSETYLEAHCIMKMNKSEEDEPGAGELSEEELRQITEEDFYDKLASSIAPEIYGHEDVKKALLLLLVGGVDRNPHGMKIRGNINICLMGDPGVAKSQLLSYIDRLAPRSQYTTGRGSSGVGLTAAVLRDPLTGELALEGGALVLADRGVCCIDEFDKMLEADRTAIHEVMEQQSISIAKAGVLATLNARCAILAAANPAYGRYNPKRSLEHNIQLPAALLSRFDLLWLIQDRPDRDNDLRLAQHITYVHQHSRQPPCSFQQLDMKLMRRYIAMCKRKQPVVPEALADYITAAYVEMRKEAWASKDTTYTSARTLLGILRLATALARLRLVDVVEKEDVDEAMRLMEMSKDSLLGDRGQQSRVQRPADAIFAALRELAGGRGRAVPYAEALQRCLAKGFTPAQVQAALQEYEELNVLQLNAARTRVTFV